The Bdellovibrio sp. ZAP7 DNA segment TAACAATATATTTCCCAGGTTTAATCTGAAATAAAAAAGGAAGTCGCCCGGACTTCCTTCTTTCGTTCTTATCCGCGGGCAAAATGGTCACTTTGTTCGCGCATTTTTAGTGGAAAAACCTACAAGGATTTTTTTAGATCCAGCAAGCCTGTCACAACAGATTTATTGCTTTCAAGTTTTGCTTCCGGCATCGCAAGAGCCTTACTAATGACGTCCATTGCCTTCTCTTTTTGCTTAAGCTCTTTAAGAACATCCGCCAAAATTCCTTGATAGTACAAGGCCGAGTCCGACTTCATCACCGCTACTTTTTCTGCGTAAGGCAGCGCTTGCGCAAATTGTTTCTCGCGCATGTGGAAGACAACCAATTTCATCAAGTAAACATCCGAATCAGGATGGGCCTTCAATAGTTTCTCTAGCCATTCTTGCGCATTTTTTTTCATGTTCGCCGTCTTGATATATGGAAGAGCCACCAATACCTGACCGGGACGCTCCACAGATAAATTAAAAGTAGCGACTTCTTTAGCCAAAACTGCTGCGGATTCTTCTGACTTTTTCGTCTCGTTCATTAATTTATAGGTTTCGATCTGCTGGGACAGCAATTCTGCTTTTTCAAATCCCGTCATGTCGCCAAATTTATTTACCGCGAAAGTTTCTGCACGAGCTTTTTCATCGTCCAAAAGCTTTTGAATTTCGGAAATATTCTCAGCCCCGATCTTTTTTATCTCTGCCGAGGCTTCTTTACTTTCGCCCTTAATCAACTTCATCAATTCCGGGCGCCATTCAATCGCATCGATGGAGTGCGGGAAAACAGCGATCCATCTTTCGAAAGTTTTGCGGTATTCAGCTGCATTCTTTTTATCTTTTTCATAAGCGCTCTCAGCGACTCTGATTTCACTGTTGGCCAAAAGCAGGCTTTGCTCCCCTGTCGGCGCTAACCATTTAACCACGTCTTCAAATTTAAGAGCGGCGTAAGCTTGATCCGCCAAAACTTTACGAGCTTCCAGATCTCCCGCCTCTGCTTTTTTGCGAAGTTCAGTTAGAGTTGCCTTGTTGGATGCCTGAAAGATGGCGATCTCTTTTGCCAGTACCGGAGCCGGTTTATAATCCAGGATGCGAGTAAGCTCTTCACCTTTGGGATTCATCACGATCATTGTTGGAATGCCCCTAATGCCGTACTTTTTGCCGATATCTTTCAAAGCCGGTTTATCGACATTTAAACTAAATTTGATGAATTTTTCCGTCGCCTTGATAAACTCGGCCTCGCCAAAGGCTTCACTTTCCAAACGAATGCACGATGGGCACCAAGGCGCATTGAAATCCACCAGCAACAACTTCTTTTCTTTCGCTGCGAGCTTTAACGCTGCATTAAAGCTGTCTTCATAAAACCCGTGTTTGTTCTTTTTCAGGGGAGCTTCAACCACCATAGCAGTGTTTACCGCTTTTTCAGCGACAGTCGCAGTCCCACCAGAAGCCGCTACCAACTTCCCATTCGTGATCTGAAATTTCTCTTCATGAGCTTCACACACAGTGTTCTTGTCGTCACAGACGTAATAGTTAACCGCGAATGGTTTTTTCTGAGCCTTTGCCGCATCAAAGATAAATTCTTTCGGCTCCTTCTTAACAGCATCAATGGATTCCTCGCCCCTCACCAAAGCCGCTGGTGCATCTTTATTAAAGTGAAACCCTTCATCCACGCTCGCAAAGATTTGCGAACCTTTAAGTTTTAAATGAGCCTTGCCATCTGAAAGACGAGCAAACGAGGAAGAAACAACCAACAGAGATAAAGTTAAAATCAGAATTTTCATGGAAAACATTAGAATCCCGCCAAAGCCCCTTGTCCAGAAAAACCCCTGCCTAAACAAGTCACTGCCACTGTGGCGGTAGCGTTACCAAACCCACTATCATAGATGTAATTTCCGTAGCGGCTCCGCAATGCGCCATTTGAACTTGCTAAAAGTACTGCAACGAAAAAACAAAAACCCCAGCCTTGTGAGCTGGGGTTTCAATACATTCAGATTTTAAACCTTTAATTACTGACCAAGTACGTAAGCAAAGATCAGTGGTGCTACGATTGTAGCATCTGATTCTACGATGTACGACGGAGTCGTTGGAGCCAATTTACCCCAAGTGATTTTTTCATTTGGAATCGCGCCAGAATATGAACCGTATGAAGTCGTAGAGTCAGAGATTTGCGCGAAGTAGCTCCACAATGGGATGTCTTCGTGGCCCAAGTCTTGTTCAAGCATTGGAACTACGCAAATTGGGAAGTCACCGGCGATACCACCACCGATTTGGAAGAAGCCCACTGGAGCTTTTTTAGAAGCGCCCATGTACCACTCTGCCCAAGTTTTCATGTATTCGATACCGCCTTTAACAGTCGTCGATTTTTTGATGTCACCTTTGATGATGTGACCAGTGAAGATGTTACCCAAAGTAGAATCTTCCCAACCTGGAACAACCATTGGAAGGTTCTTTTCAGCAGCAGCCAACAACCAAGAATTTTTTGGATCGATTTGGTAGTACTGTTCCAATTTTCCAGAAAGAAGGATTTTGTACATGAATTCGTGTGGGAAGTAAGACTCGCCTTTTTTATCGGCGTCTTGCCAGTATTCTAGTACAACATTTTCGATACGACGAATTGCTTCCTCTTCAGGGATGCAAGTGTCAGTCACGCGGTTCAAGTGACGTTCCAAAAGTTTTTGTTCGTCAGCTGGAGTAAGATCACGGTAATTCGGAATACGCTCGTAGTGATTGTGAGCGACCAAGTTGAATACGTCTTCTTCAAGGTTCGCACCCGTGCAAGAGATCGCGTGAACTTTACCTTGGCGGATCATTTCAGCCAAAGAAAGACCCAATTCAGCTGTAGACATTGCACCAGCAAGTGTCACAAGCATTTGGCCTTTGTTATCGATGTGTTTTTTGTAACCAACAGCAGCATCTTTCAATGCAGCAGCGTTAAAATGACGGTAGTTGTGTTCGATAAACTTAGAAATCGGTCCCATTACATGCTCCTGTTATGCGAAGAGGCGCAAAAGTAGCATGTTTAAGCAAAAACTCAAGCAGAGAATGGCTTTTGCAAAACTTCAATCAGCAGAGATTAGTTCTGTATTTCCAATAACCTGCAAAACAAGGACGCACTGAGTTAACTAGTCCTCTTTCAACATCCCCAGCTTCCGCAGAGACTCTTCCATTTTTCGACTTTGTTTTTGTCAATTTTAACGAAATCACCGCAGTCCCCGTCTTTAATTAAGATCGTCGTTGTTCCATCCTTAAAAATCTCTCCGGCAAAAACATCAATGCCCGTAACATAGGAAGCGGCTTCAAGATCGACCTTGTAGATGTCCTCACGCTTTTTGCCGGCATGAAGAACTATCGTAAATTCCCCAACAAGAAAGCCAGATTCGTCTTTACCATTTTTTATATCAAATTCTTTTCCATCCTTTTTTAATTCCAAACTAAGCTTAGAATCCAGACGATAAATTCCTTTGGAGCTGAAAAGAGTTTTCATAGCGACATCCCTAAAGGGATTTTCTTTGCCGATCATCGCAATCGCGGCTCCATCTTCACGGTATTCAAACCCAAAGGACGCCACGTGGGTGCCACCTGCGAAATTTAACTCGATTACAAAGTTCAATTTTGAAATAGCGTGAACTTCTGTTTTCTCTTTATCAAAAATTTTCAAATACAAATTATCTGTCTCTGCGATACCCAATTCCGTTAAGAACTGAGCCCGCAATGGAGAGCCAACCACCCAGTAGCCATCTCCGTCTCCAATAACGGTCTTTCCTTTAGTTTTGGTGCCAAATTCATTGAGTGCCAGTTCTTCAAGTGCTCCGCTGAGATTTCTACCCAATGAAATATATTTTTCGGACTTAGATAAATAGATCTGCTCTTTTGCAATAGCACTCAAACTGAAAAAGAAAAGAAGAAGGGAAATAAGTGTTTTCATATGTTACTTATCGGAAAAAACATACAATAGTTTATCCAACAAATGGATGTCGTCTTAAGACCTGATGGATGGCTTTTGTGCAAGAACCGCTTTACTGAAAAATCCTGTGTCTTTTCGGAGATCTAAAAAGCCCACATCTTTTAACAAGTTCTCAATGGGATGCAGACTGTAGTTCTTGTAAAAAGGCTCGTGAAAGTCCTTAGGGAATTGCTCCAGCGCCCAATTCAGGTCCTTGGCTTCGTCCTTTTGCACAGAGTCGACCAGGCCATAATAGCCCCCAGGTTTCAAAACCCGCATGCCTTCTAAAACAGCAGCATCCCGCACTTCTGCTGGGAGCTCGTGAAAAAGAAAGCAGGAATAGACGAAATCAAAGTGGCCTTCCTTAAAAGGCAGCTCTTCGGCCGCCCCTTGCACGAAATCAAGGCCGCGGAAGTTTACCAAGTTCTTGCGCGCCTGTTTCAAATAGGGCTCGCTTAAATCCAACACCGTGATGTGTGCTTTGGGAAATGCGAGCTTCATAAACCGCGTAAGCCTTCCCGTCCCGGCGCCCACTTCCAAAAAGCGCAGCCCCGCCCCTTCGTTTAAGAAAACGTCTTTGGCGAGCGGAATGATCAAGCGGCGCATGGCATCGGCGGCACCGGCGAACAAAATTTCCACCTGATGCTCGTAAAGTTCCGCGGATTTTTCAGTCAGGTAGCCGCCACTTTGATAGTGAAAATTTCTTTGATAATACTCGGGCAAATCGGCCAGATATTCGCGCGCTTCCTGATTGAATTCTTTGGCATCGCGCTCATGACGGCGACGGGAAATATGAAACCCATCCACTAAAATTTTAGGATAGCGAAGAGCGTGCTTGGCCAGATTTTCGGGGTACAAAACTTCCAAAGGATAAAGACCTTTATCGATATTATCGCTGTCTTTTTTTAGAAGTTTATAAAGTTCAGTATAAGATTTTTTGATATTTTTGATTTCAACTGAAGGGCGGTCTTTAACGGACTGCCCGACCAGTCGTTCTAACAAAGGCAAAGTGAACTGTTGTGCAGTGAAATGCACAGAACGGGCTAACGAATAGCCCAGACGTAATTTACTTTTCAACTGTTTTCGCGCCATTGGTCACCTTCTTTTGTTGTGCCCAATGTCTTAATGTTAAACCCACCATTGCGAAGCCCGCAATAATCACCAAACCAACCATGGTAAACCACATAGCTACGATCATGCTTGTGCTCCTTCTAATTTTGCTGCCACAGAAGCTCTGACTTCATTCACAATGTGCGAAGCCATCACCAGACCAAAAGTCCCTGTAATGTAACTTGCTGATCCATAGATCATATTGCGATTGTCACAACCGTGGAAGTCATTCGTTTTCGGGCACACGCATTTAAAGCCCATGCCTTTATCGTAAGTTAATTCTTCTGGCATCATCACCGGTTCATCCGAGAACACGCAAGGAATACCGAATTCTTTTTCTGGGAAGTCGTATTTTTGACGAAGAATTTTACGCAATTGATGAGCCAAAGGACATGTGTGAGTCACGCCCAGGTCTTTTTTCTGAATACGCAATGGATCCATTTTCGCAGCCGAACCCGCAGACGTGATCACATGAATATTTTCTTTCACACACGTCGCCAGCAAGTGCGCTTTCGCCGTCAAATTGTCGATTGCATCAATCAGGTAATCAGGTTTGATCGCAAGCATTCTGTCAGAATTTTCTGCATTATAGAATTCAGGGATCACAGTAACTTTCATTTGCGGATTAATTTTGCGCAGGCGCTCGCCCATCACTTCGGCTTTTTTCTTGCCCACCATGCCTTGAACCGCGTGCAATTGACGATTGGTGTTGGTGATACAAACTTCATCGAAATCGATGATCGTGATGTGGCCCACACCCGAACGCGCCAAAGATTCAGCAGCCCAAGAACCCACTCCACCGATCCCCACAACCATTACGTGTGTGTTCATCAACTTTTTCATTGTCGCATCGCCAACTAAGCGACCCATGCGATCAAAACGGCGATGTAGAACGTATTCCGTTTCTGGCGGTTGTTGTGGTTGAAGAGGAGTCGTGATTTCTGTGGTCGTTGTATCCATGTACCCTACTCACGCACGACCCGAAAAACAGGGTCAATGCAGACTGTCTTTGGGGTCCACCAGATGCAGATCTGTCGAGCCAAAAAGACGGTGAAAATTCCCTGTAGTGATATCTAATATTTCCAAAGGATCAAGGGATTTTAGCTTCCCTATAGTCTTTGCCACCTCCCAAATTGATTCAGGTGGATTTAGCTGCCCTTTAAACGCCGGCGGAGCCTGATCCGGGCTGTCACTTTCGATCAATAAAAACTCCATAGGAATCTCTTTAACAGCCTGGTGAAGCTTTTGATTATCCTCGCGGCACACGGGTCCCCCAACAGACAGGTGTAAACCTCGTTTTAGGAAATCCTGAGCCTTATGAGCACTCCCGTTAAAGGAATGAACCATGCCCTTTTGGGGCGGCAGTCCAAACAGATCCATGATCATCAAGCTTTCGTCATGGGCCTGCACGATGTGCAAAACCACGGGACGATTTCCGATGTGACTGATTTCCAGTTGTTCTTCAAAAGCAGTGATCTGACGGTCCCTGGAGTCCTTCATAATATGCGGGCGAAAATCCAAACCCACTTCGCCAAGTCCCATGGCTTCCGGAAGCTCCTGAGCGAGAAGATTTAAGGCCTCTTCCAATTCTTCATCGGAATGATCGGCCACCCAATAAGGATGAACTCCATAACAAAGACCGATGTGGTGAGGAAAACGTGCCTTTAAGCGGCGTTGACGTTCCCAGTCCTCAGGACCCACTCCCCCTTGCATAAAGAAATGAATGCCCTTCGCCTGAGCGGCTTCAATGATCTCTGCCTGCTTGCCATCCCAGCGAACATCAGCAAGGTGTCCATGAGCATCAATCCAACGTCCAAACGCCGTCATACGCCTCCCAACCCCGACTTTAGGTTTGCATAGTTTCAGGACTCTAACAAGTGGTGTTCTATCCCGATACGGTGATTGCGAAGGAGTGTGTATGAAGCACAAGGGTCTACGTTTGGGTTTTGATGTTTCTATGGCAAAAGGAGCGACATTGAAGCCGCTCAAGGTTCAATTTTGGAGCGACGAAGCCGCTTTCCAAAAATTCAAACCTCATGCACCGTTCAAATATATGAGTGATGCCCTGGTGGGTTTGTCACTTGTCAAATTGAACTCCTATATCAAATCACCACTGACGACGAAGCACATGGACTACCCGTTTGCTTTGGATGCGTGGAAAACTTTGGATCCACATGTGGAGATCTATGAACGTTCTCAAGAACGTGTTCGCTCCCTGCAATCTCATATCGCGGTCGTTGATCCACAGCTTTGCGCTCTGTTTGAAGAGCACTTCAATGAGACGTTCGATTCAGCCATGACACCGTCGGGTTTTGATCTGACAGCCATGGGTCCTTTGCTTGAAACCTTCGCCTGGTTTGAAAACAAAATGTCTTCTCCATTGCTTTACAATTTCGGTTTGAATTTTTCCAAACCGTTTATGGATAAGCTGCACACACTCTACTCTTTCCTTTATAACTTGCGCAGCCTGGTTGCGATCGATCACAACGCTCACGTGGCGGACGCTTCTCACGAAGCCGTCAAGGTCGACGCCGTAACGGACTATTTACCACGCGTTGAATACGTGGTGAACGATGCTTTGCTCTATTGGAATTTCAAACGTTTTTCAGAGCCGTTCACGGGTCGTGGCACTCCTGATCAACGTGTGGAAAAGCTTTTCGCAAACCCCATGGAAAAAGCTTTCCAAAAATACTCGCACAACGCTTGTCACTTGGTGCACAACTTGCCAAAATCTTTCATCTCGTCTTTGAATCCGGTAGAGCTTGAAGAAGCTTTCTATCTGGTGCAAATCGACTGGCTTTTGGGCTCCCCTGCAGGATTGCTATTTAAAATCCGCGAAGAGATCTTTGCTTTGCAGAACGGTTACGAAAAAATCTTCTGGAAAGACATTGAACCGAAAAGCCATAACAAACCGGTCGCGTTGCATTTATCATGTGAAGTTTCTGAGGAGTTAGTTCACGGAGTAAAAGCGGCTTAGCAGCCGCTTTCGAAAATCGAAAAGTAGAAAATCGAAAATGGAAGTTATAGAAAAGGCGCCTCTCGGCGCCTTTTTTTTATTTGGGTGGGATGGCTACTATGCCGGAGCGGTATTTTTCGATCTTGGTCCATTGGGGGGCTCCGCCGACTGCCAAGGGATTGAATTGGCCTTTTTCTAAGTTATCGATGGAATCTAATCGGCGCATGCTGTGGGCTTCGATCACTTGACCGAAGCTGCCTGGGAATACGTGGTAGCCTGCGTGGGCTACGCCGACAAAGAAAGCGTTGTCGATAAAGGCTTGAGGCAATTCAATATCGAAATTAACCAATGTCGTTTTGTCGTCGACCTTCACGTTATAATAAACGTCTTTCTTCATCACTTGGTTGTATCTCATGCCGTGCATGCCCCACGCTGGATGATAGATGAATTGGCCCTGGCTGTTACGAATACCTGAATCCCAAGACACGGGCTTGCCAGCCATAATCATCGGGTCTTCCGCATCCCATTCTGCATTTAAATCCGGGCGAGGATTCCAATAAAGAATTTTCCATCCCAATTTCTGCAAGTGCTGAGTCAGCACCAAACCATCTGTCCCGCGCGAGATCAGATTTTGATCAAGACGACTCCACAACGCTGACATCAGCGGATTTTGAGTTGCCTCAAAGCCCTGCTTTAAGCATTTACGAGTCAAACCAATGCAACTGATACCTTCCAATTGATCGATAATGGAGGCCGGCGCGCCAACGGATTTAATAACTGCCAGACGCTTTTCACGTGTGTTCAAAGAGGGATTGCGATCGCCATAGTATTTGGAAATACCGTACTTGTTAAAGAATGCGATATGGGTTTTGTAAGTTTCCTGAATGCACTGGCTTGCAACATCAACCACAGTTTGGTTGTGCTCAAGATACATAGCTTTTTCCTGGGGAGTGACCACCAAGTCCGCTGGCTTTTCCTGGCTCCAGCCCAAAACCGGAGAAACGAGAATCAAAAGAGCACCCGCTAGCGACATCGTACACCTCATGTTAATAATGCTTAGAAGTACAAAAAGCATTCCATGACGAAGTCTCATAAACTGAATACAGCCACAATTTAATTGTTCATTTCTTACGCAGGTTTGTAATTTTTAGGAGTGCAGAACTGCCCTTAGGCAGTTCTCTTTTTTTGAAGCATCTTTTCGCGGATTTTGCGGAACACGAAATAGATCAAAAGCAGGCCGATGATACCGAAAACCACCAGTTTGAACTGGCGAAGTTTCATCAAGATAGGTTCACCGTAGTGAGCTAGCAAATAAATTTGCGTCGGAACGCTGATCGCTGCTGCCAAGCCGTCAATCAACAAGAACTTCCACACCGGAAAGTGTAACATCCCGCAAGCCAAGTGACCTGGAAAACGAATACCCGGAGTGAAACGGAAAATACCGCACGCGTAAGCGCCGTATTTATGTGTCCACTCCTCCACTCGCTTCATCAAGTGAGGTGGAAACATTTTATGAACACGCGGATGATAGAGAAGTTTTCGTCCGAAGACTCTGCCGACACCATATATAAGGAAGTCGCTGACGAAGACGGCAAAGAAAGCAATGATGGCGGCGGTGTGAACATTTACAACCGGAGCGCCAGGAAACGGAGGTGGGAAATGCTCAGGGTGAGCCCCCATGAACGCCAGAATACCAACACTAATAAGAGTCACTTCTTCGGGCAATGGCAAGCCAACTGCTGACAGCAACATCATTCCGACCAACGCGAAGTAGACCGTATAAGGTTGGTAAGCAAACTGCGACATCCACTGAAATATCGGCTCGTTGGCAAATTCCAAAAGTAATCTCCTAGGTCCCTACTATGCAGGGAACTGTCCCACTTGAACACCCACGTCACACTGTGCTATGTTCACTTTCCGCTATAAGGAATAGTATGCAGAGCGAAAGAGGATTTGAATACGGTGTAAAACACATTATCAGCCCGATGTCCGGGTCGGTGCGTGATGTTTTATTAAGCATTCTTGAACTTAGCGCTGACCAAGTGGACTTTTTAATACACCTTGGTTCGATCTATCTCAACCATAGTCGTATTGCAGATAATGTTTCGGTTTCTAAGGGTGACTATTTACGAGTCCATACTAAGCCGCGAAGATTCCCAAAAGGTAACGTCGACTTCACAAAGCGTATTGTTTTTGAAAATGACCACTTCGTGGTGGTCAACAAAGTCTCGGGGATTCCTGTTCATGGCAGCGTTGATAACATTCAAGAAAATCTGCAATCCTACATGGAAGAAGCTTTAAAGCAGAAGTTATATGTCACTCACCGCCTGGATGTTCCCACGAATGGTCTGATCGTTTATGCAAAAACTGTCGAATTCCAAACGGCCTTCAATAAATTATTGATCGCCCGAGAAATCAAAAAAATCTATCGAGCCAAAATCGAAGGCCCAGCTCCCACAAAGAAAATCCTGACTCATTATATGGAGCCATCCCCGCGCGCACCGAAAGTCGTCAGCCATGAGCCCAAAGATAAATGGCAAGAATGTATTCTTGAAATTTTAGAAGTAAAAGAAAACTCTGAGCACACAGAATTAAGAATTCACCTGCACACAGGCCGAACACATCAAATACGCGCCCAATTAGGTTATGAAAAATCCCCGATTATCGGCGATCACGCCTACGGCGCACAAAAAAGATGGGACGAAGAAAAAATCGAACTAACCGCCTGCGAACTGCAATTCATCAATCCCATAACCACCGAATCACACCACTTCAAAATCTAAAACAGCCCAGCCACCCCGGCGGCAGCCCAAAAAGAAAGCGGCCTGCCAAAGGCAGCAGCGCAAAAAAAAGAAAGCGGCTCTGCCAAAGGCAGAAGCCAAAAAAAACCGCCCGGGAAAGAGCGGTTGATCAAAATGGTTTGACTAATTTCCGCAGGAAATTTGCGGCGTAGCCCATGCAAGGCGGAAGGACTTCCCGCAGCGCAGGCGTGCTCCAAGCACGTCGGAGCGAGGACAAGGCCTGACAACGAAGCAGTCAGGCCATTTTCATCAACCGCGGCTACAATACGTAGATGTTGGTCATTAGGGAGTACTGTGTGTTGAACGGTTGCCAGATTTTTGCATCTTCACCCTTATAAGATCCCAACATAGAATCATTGCCGATTCCAAGCGTGAACGAAAATCCGCGGGCTGGTTTAATCCACAAGCTTGCACCCAAACGAAGTGCTGTCGTGTGATCTCCATCTAAACCTTCCACTGCCGATGAATGGTACCAGTTTTCTACGAAACCAGTTTTAGTCGTAATTTGGAAAATCGAATTGATGTAGTATTGGAATTGCACGTAGTGCTCAAGACCGAACTGTTTGTTCGTCTGACGAGGATCTGTCACGTACATACCGTCGTCAAATGTCGGGATGGATGTATTGATACTTGCTGTTTGGCTCTGCCAGTAAATATCTGGTTTAGCCACGTAAACCACGGACCATGAACGATTGAAGTTATAATCAGCGTAACCTTCAAGACGGATTTTAGTGATCAAGCCATTCTCTTGAGAGACTTTGCTTGAAGGAAGGTAAGCTTTTACTTTACCAGAAAGATCGATGTCACCGAAGTAACCCAAGTCGTAGTTTGAGTAAACGAAGTGAATGTCTTGCATGGAAAAGTTTGAAGTTTGCTTTTCACCGTACTCATCCATACCGGCTGTGTTGTAGTTGAATGGCAAACGCAAAGCTGCTTTTTGATCAGCACCCAATTTATAATTGATAGAGAAATAATCGTAAGTATCAACCGAACGTGCTTCAGAAGTTGATTTGCCCGGCTTCATGTTTGCTTGTGAAGCAATAGAGAAGAAAGTCAGTGACCAGTCGTTCGCACGACCACTTACGGAAGTAGCGGAAACGAAGTCGTCACCATCCAGCACCGCTGCGAAAGAAGACGTCGAAACCAACAAACTTGCGATCAATAAACCGGTCGCTTTTCTTAACATTTTTCACTCCTAATTACGGATGCTTACGACAAAGACTTGAAAGTTATGCCATAGCGCCTTGCATTAAACAATAGTCAAAAATTAGACAGTCTTTTGACTTGAGCAGACGCGCAAGAACGCCTACTGTGATTGCCTATGAAAAAGTACACATTCCTTAAGAACCTGATTCTGTCTCTGGTATTGGCCCTCGCAACGGGTTGTGCTGTCTCCTTCTCGAAAAAACACTGGGATCTTCCACCGAAAGCGGAGAATGAGATCAGCGTTATGTCATTCAATGTCGAAAACTTATTCGACACTGTAAAGACTCCAGGCCATGACGACGAAACATTCTTGCCCGCATACATGAAAAAAGGCGATGCAAAACTACGTGCTGCTTGTGTCAAAAACAATGACAGTTCTTATCGCCAAAACGAGTGTCTGACAACGGACTGGAATCCAGATGCGTTGGATACGAAGCTTAATAACATCTCTAAAGTTGTTTTGGGCGTTGATAACAACGGTCCCGACAACTTGATGCTGATCGAAATCGAAAGCGATGTCGTTCTTAAGCAATTGAATGAAAAATTGGCGGCTGCGAACTATATCACTCAGGTGATTATCGATGGACCAGACAAGCGCGGTATTAACGTCGCATTCTTGTCGCGCTTCCCTCTTGTAGGCAAGCCGGTCTTGCACCCGATCCCATGGAAGCCTGAAAATGAAAAAGATGGCGAGTGGATGGAGCGCTCCCGTCGCATCCTGGAAGTGACTGTGAAAGCACCCAATGGGGACCCTATCACGTTCTTGGTGGGCCACTTTCCTTCGCAATCGAATCCAACTTACTGGCGTCAACAGATCGCTCAGTTCGCGGTGGATTTGATTAAACAAAAAGGTCCCAATGCGATGGTGGTTTTCGGGGGAGACTTAAATATCTCGGCCGAGGAAGAAGACAGAGTTCATATCTTCCGCGATATCCTAGCTAAGGGCGGAGCAGTTTCTCACTTTGTGGGTTGCAAAGAATGCCAAGGAACTCATAACTATCGCGGCACCTGGTCTTTCCTAGATGCTCAGGTTTACAGCCCAGCACTTTTGGGTGATGGCTCTGGCAGCTACCAAATGATGCCCAACACGATCGACGTGATCCGCTACAATCCTGTTCATCTTAAAAAAGGTAAATACCCAAAACGCTGGGATTACGATGAGCAAAATGGCGTATCAGATCACTTTCCACTTTATGTTCGCTTGAAACAAAGAAGTGAGGCGAAGGCTCCGGTGAAAGATGAAAAACCCGCAGTAGAGAAGAAAAAAGCTCCTGCGAAAAAGAGCAAAAAGAAATAGCACCTCAATCTAAAAATAAAAAAGCCG contains these protein-coding regions:
- a CDS encoding thioredoxin family protein gives rise to the protein MKILILTLSLLVVSSSFARLSDGKAHLKLKGSQIFASVDEGFHFNKDAPAALVRGEESIDAVKKEPKEFIFDAAKAQKKPFAVNYYVCDDKNTVCEAHEEKFQITNGKLVAASGGTATVAEKAVNTAMVVEAPLKKNKHGFYEDSFNAALKLAAKEKKLLLVDFNAPWCPSCIRLESEAFGEAEFIKATEKFIKFSLNVDKPALKDIGKKYGIRGIPTMIVMNPKGEELTRILDYKPAPVLAKEIAIFQASNKATLTELRKKAEAGDLEARKVLADQAYAALKFEDVVKWLAPTGEQSLLLANSEIRVAESAYEKDKKNAAEYRKTFERWIAVFPHSIDAIEWRPELMKLIKGESKEASAEIKKIGAENISEIQKLLDDEKARAETFAVNKFGDMTGFEKAELLSQQIETYKLMNETKKSEESAAVLAKEVATFNLSVERPGQVLVALPYIKTANMKKNAQEWLEKLLKAHPDSDVYLMKLVVFHMREKQFAQALPYAEKVAVMKSDSALYYQGILADVLKELKQKEKAMDVISKALAMPEAKLESNKSVVTGLLDLKKSL
- a CDS encoding deoxyhypusine synthase family protein; the protein is MGPISKFIEHNYRHFNAAALKDAAVGYKKHIDNKGQMLVTLAGAMSTAELGLSLAEMIRQGKVHAISCTGANLEEDVFNLVAHNHYERIPNYRDLTPADEQKLLERHLNRVTDTCIPEEEAIRRIENVVLEYWQDADKKGESYFPHEFMYKILLSGKLEQYYQIDPKNSWLLAAAEKNLPMVVPGWEDSTLGNIFTGHIIKGDIKKSTTVKGGIEYMKTWAEWYMGASKKAPVGFFQIGGGIAGDFPICVVPMLEQDLGHEDIPLWSYFAQISDSTTSYGSYSGAIPNEKITWGKLAPTTPSYIVESDATIVAPLIFAYVLGQ
- a CDS encoding class I SAM-dependent methyltransferase, whose translation is MARKQLKSKLRLGYSLARSVHFTAQQFTLPLLERLVGQSVKDRPSVEIKNIKKSYTELYKLLKKDSDNIDKGLYPLEVLYPENLAKHALRYPKILVDGFHISRRRHERDAKEFNQEAREYLADLPEYYQRNFHYQSGGYLTEKSAELYEHQVEILFAGAADAMRRLIIPLAKDVFLNEGAGLRFLEVGAGTGRLTRFMKLAFPKAHITVLDLSEPYLKQARKNLVNFRGLDFVQGAAEELPFKEGHFDFVYSCFLFHELPAEVRDAAVLEGMRVLKPGGYYGLVDSVQKDEAKDLNWALEQFPKDFHEPFYKNYSLHPIENLLKDVGFLDLRKDTGFFSKAVLAQKPSIRS
- a CDS encoding ThiF family adenylyltransferase, coding for MDTTTTEITTPLQPQQPPETEYVLHRRFDRMGRLVGDATMKKLMNTHVMVVGIGGVGSWAAESLARSGVGHITIIDFDEVCITNTNRQLHAVQGMVGKKKAEVMGERLRKINPQMKVTVIPEFYNAENSDRMLAIKPDYLIDAIDNLTAKAHLLATCVKENIHVITSAGSAAKMDPLRIQKKDLGVTHTCPLAHQLRKILRQKYDFPEKEFGIPCVFSDEPVMMPEELTYDKGMGFKCVCPKTNDFHGCDNRNMIYGSASYITGTFGLVMASHIVNEVRASVAAKLEGAQA
- a CDS encoding DedA family protein; translated protein: MEFANEPIFQWMSQFAYQPYTVYFALVGMMLLSAVGLPLPEEVTLISVGILAFMGAHPEHFPPPFPGAPVVNVHTAAIIAFFAVFVSDFLIYGVGRVFGRKLLYHPRVHKMFPPHLMKRVEEWTHKYGAYACGIFRFTPGIRFPGHLACGMLHFPVWKFLLIDGLAAAISVPTQIYLLAHYGEPILMKLRQFKLVVFGIIGLLLIYFVFRKIREKMLQKKRTA
- a CDS encoding RluA family pseudouridine synthase; translated protein: MQSERGFEYGVKHIISPMSGSVRDVLLSILELSADQVDFLIHLGSIYLNHSRIADNVSVSKGDYLRVHTKPRRFPKGNVDFTKRIVFENDHFVVVNKVSGIPVHGSVDNIQENLQSYMEEALKQKLYVTHRLDVPTNGLIVYAKTVEFQTAFNKLLIAREIKKIYRAKIEGPAPTKKILTHYMEPSPRAPKVVSHEPKDKWQECILEILEVKENSEHTELRIHLHTGRTHQIRAQLGYEKSPIIGDHAYGAQKRWDEEKIELTACELQFINPITTESHHFKI
- a CDS encoding TatD family hydrolase; translation: MTAFGRWIDAHGHLADVRWDGKQAEIIEAAQAKGIHFFMQGGVGPEDWERQRRLKARFPHHIGLCYGVHPYWVADHSDEELEEALNLLAQELPEAMGLGEVGLDFRPHIMKDSRDRQITAFEEQLEISHIGNRPVVLHIVQAHDESLMIMDLFGLPPQKGMVHSFNGSAHKAQDFLKRGLHLSVGGPVCREDNQKLHQAVKEIPMEFLLIESDSPDQAPPAFKGQLNPPESIWEVAKTIGKLKSLDPLEILDITTGNFHRLFGSTDLHLVDPKDSLH